In Oreochromis aureus strain Israel breed Guangdong linkage group 17, ZZ_aureus, whole genome shotgun sequence, the genomic stretch CTGACCTGGAGCTGAATATCTAACAAAATGACTAATTTGGGAAATTACACAATGATTTGGTGAGAACAGCCTTGAGGACACACTGTATTTCCACGTGTCTGTCTTACAGGGATGATTCTCAGCCAATGCAAAAATAgagtttttcattttccttacttttttttttttttttttaattctggaCAAAACCCCTAAACTTTGACCAGTTTATCCCAGGTGAGTGCCATGCAGGACCATACTGCAGGTTTTGCTTCAGCCCATTAATTGCAAGTAGTTCACAAAAATGCATACTGTTTTTCAAAGCAAAagtcttttgattgatttcctACATTCTGGTCACTGGTTTCATTTCAGAGCACTATGAAAATCAACTTTCAGACTTTAAAAATTCATCATCATAGTTTTGTAATATCTTGTATTGTAGCGTACGTTCAAGAAAATTTGTTTTTGGAACATTAAATCAAAAATGCTGGTCATTTTGTAAAAATAGGCACAGCTAAGAATGTAACTAACGAGTTTGTACCATCGATTCTAATAGATTATTGAATTGGTTTCTGTGCTGTAGCTGTTTCTACTGATGAGCCAGTGTCAAATAACCTCTGGGAGTTTGAATGAAACTGACATTATATACTAAAGACAGTATGTGGCCACATGAGATGGCTTTCAATTAATCTGTTAAGAAAAATGCTGGCATTAGCTAGCACTTAGCAGAAGAAAAGCGGGCGTTGACTTGGATCCAGAAAATGAAACAGCTACATTTTACTGAATGCTCCTTCACGTGTTGACCCAGTAATTTCAGAGGACAAGTGGCATTTACTGGCTAACAGCTAATGCAGCACACCCACTAACAGAGACACATACACATGATAATAATATAGCCACTAGCTGGCTCATCCTAGCTTTCCTTAGCTTTAAAGTTAGCTAGTAATACTGTTGACACTGGGGGAGCATCAAGTAATACTTTGGATTTTATCTGTGACATTCACACAGAAGTCAATgcaaatttgtttaatttgaacacTGAAACTAAAAAATCTGAAAGTGTTGAGTAACGGTCCTCTGAGTTTCAAAATGGTCCATGCTAGCAAATTGCATGCCATGCAAGTTCATATCAAGTAAAGTTAACTGTcatagtgcactgaaagtttcgTAGCTGTGAAATCTTCTACTTTGAAAAATACTCAGCAGTGTTTGAGAACAAAAGTCGCAAAACCATCAAGGTGGTAATTTATTTGAACGTCAGTGTGACGAGCTCCAATTTAGCGCTGGCTATCCCTTATCTTCCTTGTGCCCAGCACAAAGACTAGAATGACACAGGTAACAGGACATTAGTCTCTAAAAACACGTCAGCACTGATAAgggattttacatttttaccatCAGCATGCATGTTGTTGAACAGAATTACACACAGATAAAGTTCAGTGAAGCTGTAGTTGCTACAAACACTCGAGCAAGAGATGCTTCTCATTCCAACTGCGCCACTACATTCACCTTCAGACCAACACTCCACTCACTCCTTACTTGCTTTTCTAACTCCAGTCTCAGTGTGCAGATATAGAGTCCATCTTCAATATGCGGTATAGGAGTTTACATATTAGTAACAATGGGAATGACACAGAAACGTTTAGTTTGTTATAAAAGAAAAGTATAGTATACTCACATTTCCTATTTAATGGAAAAGTGTGCATCTGTTTGAAGTCATTTTAGAAACTTGTAGATATTGTAATGTATAATGCCATCATGCAAGAAGCTTTTACAGAGACACTTCTTCTCTCTGGCAGCTATATAACGTATTTGAGGGCTGAAGTAGGACTGGGGGAGTGAAAACACATACTGTAGCGATGGCAGCATGGCTGGCTAATCCAGTGCTTACACTGTATTTCTATGCGTTTCAGTTTATTCTACAGTCGAAGGCTTTGAGATGCTTCAGCCTAcctaactctgtgtgtgtgtgttattcagACAAATTTGAGGGTAACTGCAAGCTACAGAGTGGAAGCAATATCAGGAGACAcagctgcttctttttcttatcaCCACCACACCAGGCACATAACACAAAAAGGTAACAAAACATGTAACTTAGATCCTTTCCCCTacagtttaaaatataaaattcaagtGCAATTAAAGTTCCAAATACTAGTTACATCACGTACATTTCTCTATAACGTAACAATTTGTTACTTGCAGGTAGTTTTATCTCATCTCAAAATTACAATGTAGATTTTGCAATTTGCCCAATTTAATCTTTCCCCAATGGATAAAGCATCCACTGAAGTGGATTTAGATGTCCCCACTTTAACATTTCTGTTTTAAGTGCACCGATTAATTTCTCATCTCTGTCTTGTACACGACAGGGCCAATAAAGAAATCCAGTTCAGGCTGTACCCTGCGTGTGCACCTGTGTATGTCCACACGCTTGTTCGCAGGTCAATTTTAAAACGTCTGCACGTCCCTCTGCAAGTTCCAAAATGTTCagtataaatattaaaaaaggaCATAACAACACAGAAAGCAAATAGGAAGACTGTAGAATACAGTTGTTAGAGAATGTGCAAAAAATGGGAAATGACTGggagaaaagaagaaacagagtTTGACCGATATATTGGTTAGCTGATACTGGCCTTTTATTAAGTGCTGCTGTGTAATAGCATTCAGACTTTTAGATGACTTTAGAGTTTATTAATATGCATGTTTTAAACAACAGCTACATGTTGATAgatttgctttctttttgaGAGTTGGATGAGAAGATGAGGTTTTGTTAAAGCTGGAGTAGGCAACATGTTTGCCTGTGTTGGTTATGTTCTCATAACCTATTGTATTTGAAGTAGTCTGGCAGGGAATAAACACCCTTGCATCTGCACAGGCTTCTGCATTCGGGCTTTAGTCTGACTCTTGACGAGAGACTTACAGTTACAGGTCTTTTCACTCCTGATCAGCTAGACTATAAAACAGTACAAAGACGGAAAACGTCCATGTTGTAAGTAGAATGCAGTGGAGGAATGGATTACGGCTGGTTAGCCTAGCGCTGACAGACTACTAAAGACTAGTCGATAGACCGAGTCGTCTTTTTGCCACATAGCTGCGCATAATGTTTCTTGTTTTGGCGGCGGGCATGGGGCTCTCCTGCAGATGAAACAAACTGACATGTGGTATGTACCATAACCTACAGGTTGAGACACTGCTGTTTCGCTGCACATCCTCCTCTTGATTACCACTTTATATACATTCTATAAAACATTCAGAGAAAGGAAATATTTGCCAGATGATTTTACTAAATTAGTAAATTATCATAGTTACTGTACTGTTTCTACTGAAAAATATGTATTCATTGTTACTGCCAGATAAACCCTTACTCAAATAGCATACCTGTCGTAATTAACAGTTCAGTGCAAAATCTCCAAATTTAAGAAAGAATATATCAATACAATATAcagtataaaaatataaatactggCCTTCAAAAACCTCTATCGGTCAAACCTTGTACAGAAAGCTCCATTGTTAGTGATGTCTTACAAGTTAGAAAGCTCAAATATACATGGATGAATAGACAGAGGCAGGGCAGAAGTGGGATGGGGTTCGGGTTACATTTAGTTTGCTGGATTTGGAATGATGCAGGATGTCAGGGTTGTTGATCAGGACCGTGGAGGGGCCTGTCTATTTGTATGGTCGTAGGAACCTGGAGACTTTGGAGCGCAGCAGCTTGATGAAAGAACGAGGGAACATCTCTTTGGACTCTGCTGCTGTGTACTTGAAATAGTTCTGGGGGTGGGCCAGCACATCAAATAGGGCTTTTATCAGCTTCTTGTCCTGTGGGGAGAATAAAGATACAAAGACTGTCAGCACACTGGACCCATCATATGAGgtgatgaggtttttttttttaccttatatgTTAGTGTTTGACCTTGGAACAAAGATCAGCTGGTAATATGATCACATTACATGCATACCTTGAGAATCTCCTGGTGATTCTCAGAGGCGTATAGCCTGCCATCCCGCACTATGTCTTCTATCAGCTGCTGGTAGTCCTCTGCAGCATAACAGGGTTAAATCAGTGGGTGAAAATACACAACGCAGTGAAATAAAAAGCTGTAAGATTGTTTAAGGTTGGCTGTCACTGAACTGCGATGAAGCTGACTCACCGTCGTAGGTGACATATGGAACTTGGAAGCCTTTGCCGCTGTTCCCCTCGTTGGACTTGAACTGGATCCAGAGCTTACGGGAGCGGGAGGTGAAGGCGATGGGTCGCTCGTAGGTCTGACACGTCTCGTAAGTGGTGATAGAGGTGGGATGGGCTGAAAACAGCACACAACACAGTTAGAATCTTCGAGAGCTTGTTTTTCTTGGAGCATGTGGAATGGCCTGAAGCTCTAGAAAAAAAGCTGATCTTTAAATCAGTACAGTCTGAAATGAATGATAAATAAACAAGTTCAGGGGTTGTCACAGCATGACATATTGTGCCACTGGCATGTAACACATGTGCATGTCATGGCAGCATCATTAGAGTCATTGTTCACAGGTAATCATTTAGGAAAGAACCATAGTGCCATATATTTTCTTACAGGCACTGCCAACCCTATTACTgtgcaaaaaacacaaacaggcaCACTTTTGCATCTTAatttaaagaaacatgaaaCCATCAGTTCTATACATTCATATTTCTGTTTACCGCTCTTCCTCATGACCAGCACATCTCCACATTCATCCTCAATGGGGAGGAAAATCTCTGGCACCACAATGAGGATGCGTCTCTTGTGTGGTGGATTTATCATCCACACACAGTCCACGTTGGATGGGTAATCTCCAGGGTAGTTGGGAGACTCAATGTAGCCTGTATACTCTCCCAGCTCCCCTCCGCACACCTGGTCTAAGGACAAAATTGTAGAAACCCTTTGGAGTATTTCAGCCAATGGCAACAATATTGTGATATGCTTCTCATTATCAACCACAATGGGTAAGAGTGGGCAACTTTACTTTTGCACTGGGAGACGTTGGTAGCACCATCGAAGTCAGTGGTGGTGTTACCCGGGCAAGTGATGCAGTAGTTCTGGCTGGATTCTGACTGGTAGGTGCCTGCTGGGCACCGGATGCAGCGGTGGGTACTGGAGTTGTAGTAATGCCCGGGAGCACAGTGCACTGAGGAAAGGTAAGGGGTAAGTGTGCGCACAGTACAACTCTATTAAAGAGtagacacacaaagaaaacactgaaCCGCACACTCACTAACAAAATCAGTTTATACCAAGTTCCATCTCAACACATCTGAGCGCTACTTTATGGCCCCTTAGTTATGTGGCTTTATTAACCCATTAAAGTGACAGCATTCAGACAATGCTCTCCTTTATGATAGTGTTTATCACAGATTCAATCAAACATAGCCAAACATTAAGAGAACGAGCCACAGTAATCAGTGTGAATCAGCTAAACGCATCATTAATATTCTGATTTGCTAGTGTCATGTGAAATTTTCCAGGTATTTTGTCTTAAACACAAGAAGTTCAGCATAAGTcttattaaaatgaaacaaacaaacaaacaaaaatagtgGTTTTCACCCTCTGGGGCTACTGATCGTCAGTGAATGAATATGCTAAATTTCTAAATACACTTTACTTATCTCAGTTTGGATTGGCCTGAATACATGACAACAACCAACAATCTCTCCACACATCTAACAATAAGGCAGCCATCAAACCAGTCTGAGCTCGGTTGGCTTGTAAGACTCCAGAGCCTGGTGGCAACTGGCCGCAGAGTTTAGgacagtggctgaagcaaaaagacGTTTGGTCAAATTGTGGGACAAGACTTTGATCAAAATGTTTCTGGCACACTGTCAGGGAACTCAGTCCTTACTGGCCGCCTCTGGCACTTCTATTTAaattgtgttgtttattgttgtgTATTATTTGAACTGAACTTGCACTATAAAATCAATTCAGGCAAGTATCttcaaaataaaccaaaaaaagaacaaaagacacACCTTTGGCCTCACAGTCCCTGAAGGACACAGATCCTTCATACTTGGTCATGAGGCCTCCTCCACAGGGGAAGCACAGAACGCGGCCCGGTTCTGGCTGGTAGAAGCCCAGCGCGCAGGGCTGGCATGGGCGGAACCCGTCATCAGAAAAGTGACCAACTGGACACTGACCTGAGGGGACGATAGAGGagaaactttctttctttttggttttcatTACTTCTTTCTACATTAACATTCGACTGAACTTCCATATAAATTACCCAATGAGTGTCTCTGTCTGTTAATAACAGTAATGTTCTAGCTATAAATCACAGGTATTGTCTGTAATGCTCTCCTGTGGGTGCAGCTCAGATTCAGTTTACTGTAATGACAACGGGGTGGTGCCAACCCAACACTTTGTACCTTTCCAGATTTTCTGACATTATAAAATGGAAACAGTCTCAGTATTAGTGAGGAAAAAATGGGGCAGGGAATTACCTCCACACTGGGACACATTCTTGGCACCAGCGATTCCCTGTCCTTCAGTACTGGGACATGGCTCACAGGAAAGTTGTCCCACCGTGTCCTGGTATGTACCAGGGGGACACTGGACACACTGCTCTTGCTCCCCACTATAAAATGTCCCCACACCACAGCTCACTGAGAAGAAATACACAAGTTAGATCCATAGATCCTGATGAAACAGTAAAACCAGTCAACTCTTTCAGCTGGAAACATACCACACTTTCCATCTCTGAGGACTTGTCCTGTGCTGCAGGTCTCTGCACCCTCTGCCGCCTTAGGTGGCTTCTGGGCCACTTCATATTCTGTCCCAGAGAACTGGATGTAGAACTGCTGTTTGGTGATGGACTTTCTGAGTGTCCTCATGGCACTCTGCAGCCTCTGCTTCATTCTCTCTCGCACACAGTCCACGTTACACGACTCTGAAGAGACAACATTCAGACCACGTTTGTCCATTTTTAATGTCCGGGTATAAATTTCGATCACAAGATTTGATTTCTCTgtatatttcatgtttttgtgtcaatTATATTTAAAGCAGAGTTAAGAAGGATCACCACACCTGAGGcatcttcctccttcatctccATCTCAAATTCAGCGGTAATGTGTGAAACCTCCTTTGAAGGAGATTTGCGTCCTCGCCGGCGCTTCTTAGACGAGTCACACTTGAGGTTGACAAAAGTTACCTGGCAGTCATCGGTGCAGGGGAACTGACCTCCTTTCAGGTAACCAAACAGTGAAGAAGATCACATTTAGACTGGGCTATGATTGCCAGTATAATATCAGTGCCAGACGAGATGCTGCTGATTAAATATGACGGTACAGTGAGACGCACCTTGGATGTTCTGCTTGGATACATCTCGGTGTTTCTCCTTGTTGCGGGGCTTCAGGTGACACTTGGCATCTTTGATCTTAAACCTGGCCTTCTGCTTGATGGGTGGTGCCAAGGTGTCTATTCATACAGAAAAACACAAGCTGTTAACTCAACATCACTTTACAAATTAACtctttatttgatcatttttggTCATTTACAGGACGCTACAGCCATCACATAACTGTTCATTCGCTATTTGTTGCACATTTGTTGTGTGTATAATCACTCAGTTGCTTGTTTTTGGTCTCGTTAGGTGTGTGAACAAACTGAGAGTGAAAAAGAGGCAAGTGAAGAAGAAATTGGTCAGTGCATCATTGGAAGCCCCCAGCAGTTTACTGCAGCATATAATTAGAGCTATTTCGTTATATTTGGTAACTTATAACTGTAACTCATAACATATtctgttatttaattttgttactCTCTGCCTCCCACTCTACTTATGGAAACTTTAGGAGTCACCAGTAAACCTGCAGGCTGAGAGTAAAGTCCTCTGTTAGTATAACACACTAAGATATGACAGGACCTGATAATTCAAGATTTTTAAGCTAAATTCCAAATTTAACGGGAAGGTCaacaaagagacaaaaatataacagaaatatgGTCTCAGGCCCAGTTAGTAATCTTGCATGTAGTTGTGAAttatgcttatttat encodes the following:
- the scube1 gene encoding signal peptide, CUB and EGF-like domain-containing protein 1 isoform X2 codes for the protein MGSACFSRDFCLFILLINTCGVMGNAGLADVDECAEGSDDCHIDALCQNTAKSYNCICKPGYKGDGTQCEDMDECENDYNGGCVHECINIPGNYRCMCYDGFMLAHDGHNCLDVDECLDNNGGCQQVCVNTMGSYECMCTEGFFLSDNQHTCIHRSDDGMNCMNKDHGCAHICREAPGKGGVSCECRPGFELAKNQKDCTLTCNYGNGGCQHTCNDTDTGPVCGCHQKYALHSDSKTCIETCAVNNGGCDRTCKDTATGVRCSCPVGFTLQPDGKTCKDIDECQENNGGCDHFCRNTVGSFECSCQKGHKLLTDERTCQDIDECSFERTCDHTCINYPGSFECLCNKGYILYGLTHCGDIDECSINNGSCENGCINTQGSYECVCPPGQKLHWNKKDCIEGVKCLPNGKPAPRAQLTCTKSGGAEVCSLSCPSNALFLADSENSYTLSCGVPVQPGKPPQKRNVTTALPACADTLAPPIKQKARFKIKDAKCHLKPRNKEKHRDVSKQNIQGGQFPCTDDCQVTFVNLKCDSSKKRRRGRKSPSKEVSHITAEFEMEMKEEDASESCNVDCVRERMKQRLQSAMRTLRKSITKQQFYIQFSGTEYEVAQKPPKAAEGAETCSTGQVLRDGKCVSCGVGTFYSGEQEQCVQCPPGTYQDTVGQLSCEPCPSTEGQGIAGAKNVSQCGGQCPVGHFSDDGFRPCQPCALGFYQPEPGRVLCFPCGGGLMTKYEGSVSFRDCEAKVHCAPGHYYNSSTHRCIRCPAGTYQSESSQNYCITCPGNTTTDFDGATNVSQCKNQVCGGELGEYTGYIESPNYPGDYPSNVDCVWMINPPHKRRILIVVPEIFLPIEDECGDVLVMRKSAHPTSITTYETCQTYERPIAFTSRSRKLWIQFKSNEGNSGKGFQVPYVTYDEDYQQLIEDIVRDGRLYASENHQEILKDKKLIKALFDVLAHPQNYFKYTAAESKEMFPRSFIKLLRSKVSRFLRPYK
- the scube1 gene encoding signal peptide, CUB and EGF-like domain-containing protein 1 isoform X1, with the translated sequence MGSACFSRDFCLFILLINTCGVMGNAGLADVDECAEGSDDCHIDALCQNTAKSYNCICKPGYKGDGTQCEDMDECENDYNGGCVHECINIPGNYRCMCYDGFMLAHDGHNCLDVDECLDNNGGCQQVCVNTMGSYECMCTEGFFLSDNQHTCIHRSDDGMNCMNKDHGCAHICREAPGKGGVSCECRPGFELAKNQKDCTLTCNYGNGGCQHTCNDTDTGPVCGCHQKYALHSDSKTCIEKDEAAIESSEFNATSVADVDKRVKRRLLMETCAVNNGGCDRTCKDTATGVRCSCPVGFTLQPDGKTCKDIDECQENNGGCDHFCRNTVGSFECSCQKGHKLLTDERTCQDIDECSFERTCDHTCINYPGSFECLCNKGYILYGLTHCGDIDECSINNGSCENGCINTQGSYECVCPPGQKLHWNKKDCIEGVKCLPNGKPAPRAQLTCTKSGGAEVCSLSCPSNALFLADSENSYTLSCGVPVQPGKPPQKRNVTTALPACADTLAPPIKQKARFKIKDAKCHLKPRNKEKHRDVSKQNIQGGQFPCTDDCQVTFVNLKCDSSKKRRRGRKSPSKEVSHITAEFEMEMKEEDASESCNVDCVRERMKQRLQSAMRTLRKSITKQQFYIQFSGTEYEVAQKPPKAAEGAETCSTGQVLRDGKCVSCGVGTFYSGEQEQCVQCPPGTYQDTVGQLSCEPCPSTEGQGIAGAKNVSQCGGQCPVGHFSDDGFRPCQPCALGFYQPEPGRVLCFPCGGGLMTKYEGSVSFRDCEAKVHCAPGHYYNSSTHRCIRCPAGTYQSESSQNYCITCPGNTTTDFDGATNVSQCKNQVCGGELGEYTGYIESPNYPGDYPSNVDCVWMINPPHKRRILIVVPEIFLPIEDECGDVLVMRKSAHPTSITTYETCQTYERPIAFTSRSRKLWIQFKSNEGNSGKGFQVPYVTYDEDYQQLIEDIVRDGRLYASENHQEILKDKKLIKALFDVLAHPQNYFKYTAAESKEMFPRSFIKLLRSKVSRFLRPYK